From a region of the Pseudoxanthomonas sp. X-1 genome:
- a CDS encoding GNAT family N-acetyltransferase, with translation MSAHTLVRCTHDQHAAAILDIFNDAIVHSTALYEYALRTPATMTAWFKAKGEGGFPVIGVEDAHGTLLAFGSYGTFRAFPAYKYSVEHSVYVHPDHRGRGLGRVVIQALIEAARAQGLHAMIGGIDASNTASVALHERLGFRHVGTLPQVGFKFGRWLDLAFYELLLETPAHPVDG, from the coding sequence ATGTCCGCCCACACCCTCGTGCGCTGCACGCACGACCAGCACGCCGCCGCGATCCTGGACATCTTCAACGATGCCATCGTCCACTCCACCGCGCTGTACGAGTACGCCCTGCGCACGCCGGCCACCATGACGGCCTGGTTCAAGGCCAAGGGCGAGGGTGGCTTCCCGGTGATCGGCGTGGAAGACGCGCACGGCACGCTGCTGGCCTTCGGCAGCTACGGCACCTTCCGCGCGTTTCCGGCCTACAAGTATTCGGTCGAGCATTCGGTGTACGTACACCCCGACCATCGCGGCCGCGGCCTGGGGCGGGTGGTGATCCAGGCCCTGATCGAGGCCGCGCGGGCGCAGGGCCTGCACGCGATGATCGGCGGCATCGACGCCAGCAACACCGCCAGCGTCGCCCTGCACGAGCGCCTGGGCTTCCGCCATGTCGGCACGCTGCCGCAGGTGGGCTTCAAGTTCGGCCGCTGGCTGGACCTGGCGTTCTACGAGCTGCTGCTGGAGACGCCGGCGCACCCGGTCGACGGCTGA
- a CDS encoding TspO/MBR family protein, protein MQGVSGKRQVLGLVGWLLLACVAGGIGAAASVRAAEFYGQLAQPSWAPPAAVFGPVWSVLYVLMGIAAWLVWRRGGWAAQRRALTVFVAQLALNALWSWLFFGWHLGALAMLDIVVLWGLIVVTVVMFWRARPLAGALLLPYLAWVSFATALNYAVWQLNPQALG, encoded by the coding sequence ATGCAAGGTGTTTCCGGAAAGCGCCAGGTGCTGGGGCTGGTCGGCTGGCTGCTGCTGGCGTGCGTCGCCGGTGGCATCGGCGCGGCCGCGTCGGTGCGGGCGGCCGAGTTCTACGGGCAACTGGCGCAGCCGTCCTGGGCGCCGCCGGCGGCGGTGTTCGGCCCGGTGTGGAGCGTGCTGTACGTCCTAATGGGCATCGCGGCGTGGCTGGTCTGGCGACGCGGCGGCTGGGCCGCGCAGCGGCGGGCGTTGACCGTGTTCGTGGCGCAGCTGGCGCTCAATGCGCTGTGGAGCTGGCTGTTCTTCGGCTGGCACCTGGGCGCACTGGCGATGCTGGACATCGTCGTGCTGTGGGGGCTGATCGTCGTCACCGTGGTGATGTTCTGGCGCGCGCGGCCGCTGGCCGGCGCGCTGCTGCTGCCGTATCTGGCGTGGGTGAGCTTCGCCACTGCGCTCAACTACGCGGTGTGGCAGCTCAACCCGCAGGCGCTGGGGTGA